TAAAGAAATTAAAACTTTGGAAGAGGAAGGAGTATGATTTTAATAGATGGATCTTATGGAGAAGGGGGAGGACAAATCTTGAGAACCTGTCTTTCTCTTTCAGTTGTTTTAGGAAAACCTTTTAAAATATTTAAAATAAGAGCAGGTAGACCCAAACCAGGACTTCAACCTCAACATCTTGCCTGTGTAAAAGCATGCGCTGAAATTTCAAAAGCAGAACTTGAAGGAGCAGAACTTAATTCTAAAGAGCTTATATTTATTCCTAAAGAAAAACCAACTAATAAAACATACTTTTTTGATATAAAAACCGCAGGCTCAACTTCTTTACTTTTTCAAACCCTACTTTACCCTTTAGCCTTATCAGAAGGGGGAGAATTAATTTTAAAAGGAGGAACCCATGTTCCTTTTAGCCCTTCTTTTCATTATTTAAAATATGTGTTTTTACCTATAGTAAATTTTTTAGGTTTAAAAGCTGAAATTTATTTAGAAAAAGCAGGGTTTTATCCAAAGGGAGGTGGTAAAATAAGAGCTAAAATTTTTCCTTGGAAAGAATTTAAATTACCAAATATAAGTAAAAAATTTGATCCAGATGAGATTTTTATAATAAGTCTTATTTCTGAAGATTTGCCTTCTCACATTTTAGAAAGACAAGCAATTTCAGCTAAGAAAAAACTTTTAACTGCTCAATTAAAATCACCAAAGGAAATATTTGAAAAAGTTAAAAGTGATTCTCCTGGGACTATGCTTTTTATTTATTCTATAGATAAAGATAAGATAAAAAGGGTTGGTTTTTTTGAACTTGGTAAAAAGGGATATCCCGCAGAAAAAGTAGGAGAAAATTCAGCTATTCAATTCTTGGAATTTTTAAAAACAGAAGCTCAATTTGAAGAACATCTTGGAGATCAAATTTTGCTTCCTTTAACTTTTGCTATAATAAAAAATCGTGAAAAAATTTTTATTTATAAAACTTCGAAAATTACTAAGCATCTTCTTACCCAAGCTTGGGTTATTCCTCAATTTATGAAAGAGATTAATATTGAGGTTTTAGGAAAAGAAGGGAATCCAGGTGAGGTTAAAATTAGCTTATTAAATTAAGGTTTTTTTATGAAAAAAGAGAAATTATATTTTTGGATTTTACTAATATGTGCAGGTTTTTTAATTTTTTGGAATTTAGGAGAGAGACCACTTTTCGGAGTAGAAGGGAGATGGGGGGAGGCTGCAAGAGAAATGGTACTTAGAGGATCTTGGTTTGTACCAACTATCAACTTTGAACCTCATGTAACTAAACCTTTAATACCTTTTTGGTTGATAAAACTCTCTGGAATGATTTTTCAAAAGTTTAATGAATTTACCGTAAGACTTCCAGGAGCTTTACTTGCCTTTTTAAGTTTATGGTGCTTTTATAAAGCTGTAACTAAGCTTTTTTCCTATCCTTGGAACCTTATTTCTACAGGGATTCTTCTTACTTCCTTAGGTTTTGTAGAATTTTCTCGTCTTGCTCAGTCTGAAATTTATCAACTTTTTGGAATAATAGTGAGTCTTACCTTTTATATTTATTTCAGAGATCAAAAAAGTTTCTTAGGGTATTTAGGTTTTTTTGCTGGTATGGTTTTTGGTGGACTATCAAAGGGCATTACTTCTTTTGCAGTACTTTTTATTCTTCCTCTAATTGATGCACTTATAGAAAAAAGATTTTATCATTTAAATTGGAAATCCATTATTACTGGAATTTTTGTCTTGGGATTTTATTTTCTTCCCTATTACTTAACTGCTTATGAGCTACGAAGTGAACTTCCTTTTTATCTTTGGTTTAAAGAAAACCTAAAGCAAGCAGTGGAGCCTTATGATAATCTTAGACCTTTTTATATTTATTTCTTATATTGGCCCTTATGGTTAGCTCCTTGGTCGTTTTTTTTATTTGGAGCTATATTAAAGTTTGCTAAAAAGCTTAAGCAAATTTCTAATGAAGAAAAGCTTTTTTTCTTAACTTCTCTTGCCATATTTTTGCTTTTTACTTTAGCTAAAGCAAGAAGAGGCTATTATATTCTACCTATTCTTCCTTTTTCAGCGATTTTAATTACCTATTATATGAAAAACCACTTAGATGAATTTTTACTTAAAGTTTATAACTTGATAAGCTTTATGTTGATGATTTTGACTTTAGGGCTTTTTTTAATTTTTCCTTATCTACAATTAAAGATTTCTCCTATAGTAACTGCAGTTTTGATTTTAAGTTTTTTCTTACAAATTTTAGTTTTTCTCTTTTTTAAGAAAGAAAGATTTTTTGGCTTTATTTTCCAGTTTTTAGTAGTTGAATGGTTGGTTTATGCTATGCTTATACCTTATTATTCTAAGAGTTCTGAAAAAGATGCAGGAGAATTTTTAGCTAAACTTTCTTATAAAATCCCTCAAGCTCTTATTTGTGAGATAAATAAGCCAGTCGCTAATGTTTATTTTTATGCTCAAATTTCAAAAAAAATTGAACCTTTTTCCGAGGATAAAAATTGCCAAATTCTTTTAGTTAGAAAAGATCT
The window above is part of the Thermodesulfobacterium geofontis OPF15 genome. Proteins encoded here:
- the rtcA gene encoding RNA 3'-terminal phosphate cyclase encodes the protein MILIDGSYGEGGGQILRTCLSLSVVLGKPFKIFKIRAGRPKPGLQPQHLACVKACAEISKAELEGAELNSKELIFIPKEKPTNKTYFFDIKTAGSTSLLFQTLLYPLALSEGGELILKGGTHVPFSPSFHYLKYVFLPIVNFLGLKAEIYLEKAGFYPKGGGKIRAKIFPWKEFKLPNISKKFDPDEIFIISLISEDLPSHILERQAISAKKKLLTAQLKSPKEIFEKVKSDSPGTMLFIYSIDKDKIKRVGFFELGKKGYPAEKVGENSAIQFLEFLKTEAQFEEHLGDQILLPLTFAIIKNREKIFIYKTSKITKHLLTQAWVIPQFMKEINIEVLGKEGNPGEVKISLLN
- a CDS encoding ArnT family glycosyltransferase yields the protein MKKEKLYFWILLICAGFLIFWNLGERPLFGVEGRWGEAAREMVLRGSWFVPTINFEPHVTKPLIPFWLIKLSGMIFQKFNEFTVRLPGALLAFLSLWCFYKAVTKLFSYPWNLISTGILLTSLGFVEFSRLAQSEIYQLFGIIVSLTFYIYFRDQKSFLGYLGFFAGMVFGGLSKGITSFAVLFILPLIDALIEKRFYHLNWKSIITGIFVLGFYFLPYYLTAYELRSELPFYLWFKENLKQAVEPYDNLRPFYIYFLYWPLWLAPWSFFLFGAILKFAKKLKQISNEEKLFFLTSLAIFLLFTLAKARRGYYILPILPFSAILITYYMKNHLDEFLLKVYNLISFMLMILTLGLFLIFPYLQLKISPIVTAVLILSFFLQILVFLFFKKERFFGFIFQFLVVEWLVYAMLIPYYSKSSEKDAGEFLAKLSYKIPQALICEINKPVANVYFYAQISKKIEPFSEDKNCQILLVRKDLTPEIKSLLERGYQFIEFREEKEPSKTYYILYKSPG